In the Drosophila biarmipes strain raj3 chromosome X, RU_DBia_V1.1, whole genome shotgun sequence genome, one interval contains:
- the LOC108024187 gene encoding probable mitochondrial glutathione transporter SLC25A40 isoform X3, whose translation MAKREACAHFAAASAALAATPSQNQSKATMTDPRFRIRPLQQVASACTGAMVTACFMTPLDVIKTRLQAQQQALLSNKCFLYCNGLMDHICPCGPDTPNPAAAKPAPRFSGTIDAFIKISRTEGVGSLWSGLSPTLISALPSTIIYFVAYEQFKARFTDIHYKYMRRLDASGRDIPLPIPILVPLLAGVSARILAVTCVSPVELIRTKMQSQRMTHAEMFGTIRQVVQSQGVLGLWRGLPPTILRDVPFSGIYWTCYEYLKSFFGVVEPTFSFSFVAGAISGSVAATITTPFDVVKTHEQIEFGEKFIFSGRPNVVQLAASRSRTSIDNGSVCITADNPPKQQVPTKSVAVRLASIYRLGGLPAIFSGLGPRLFKVAPACAIMISSFEYGKSFFYHYNIDQHNRSNQAGKAQTT comes from the exons ATGGCCAAGAGGGAGGCCTGCGCCCACTTTGCGGCTGCCAGCGCAGCGCTGGCGGCCACTCCCAGCCAAAACCAGTCGAAGGCCACGATGACGGACCCCCGCTTCAGGATCCGACCCCTGCAGCAGGTGGCTTCGGCCTGCACCGGCGCCATGGTGACAGCCTGCTTCA TGACCCCCCTTGATGTAATCAAGACACGTCTGCAGGCCCAGCAGCAGGCGCTGCTCTCGAATAAGTGCTTCCTCTACTGCAACGGCCTCATGGACCACATCTGCCCCTGTGGCCCGGACACGCCCAACCCAGCAGCCGCAAAGCCAGCTCCCCGTTTTTCTGGCACCATT GACGCATTCATCAAGATCAGCCGCACCGAGGGCGTCGGCTCCCTGTGGTCGGGGCTCAGCCCAACGCTTATCTCGGCCCTGCCCTCGACCATCATCTACTTTGTGGCCTACGAGCAGTTCAAAGCCCGCTTCACCGACATCCATTACAAATACATGCGGCGCCTGGACGCCAGCGGCCGCGACATTCCACTTCCGATTCCAATCCTAGTCCCGCTGCTGGCCGGCGTATCGGCACGCATCCTGGCCGTCACCTGCGTCAGTCCCGTCGAGCTGATCCGCACCAAGATGCAGTCGCAGCGCATGACGCACGCCGAGATGTTCGGCACCATTCGGCAGGTGGTGCAGTCGCAGGGCGTACTGGGTCTGTGGCGCGGCTTGCCGCCGACCATTCTGCGCGACGTTCCCTTCTCTGGCATCTATTGGACCTGCTACGAATACCTCAAGAGCTTCTTTGGCGTGGTGGAGCCAACGTTTAGCTTCAGCTTTGTGGCTGGAGCGATATCCGGATCG GTGGCTGCCACAATCACCACACCCTTCGACGTGGTGAAAACCCACGAGCAGATCGAGTTCGGCGAGAAGTTCATATTTTCAGGTAGGCCCAATGTGGTTCAGCTTGCTGCAAGCAGATCCCGCACCAGCATTGACAATGGTTCGGTTTGCATTACGGCAGATAATCCCCCCAAGCAACAAGTGCCCACCAAGTCGGTGGCGGTGCGCCTGGCCAGCATCTACCGCCTGGGCGGATTGCCCGCCATATTCTCCGGACTGGGCCCGCGACTCTTCAAGGTGGCGCCCGCGTGTGCGATCATGATTTCGTCCTTCGAGTACGGCAAGTCCTTCTTCTACCACTACAACATCGACCAGCACAATCGCAGCAACCAGGCGGGGAAGGCACAGACGACGTGA
- the LOC108024187 gene encoding probable mitochondrial glutathione transporter SLC25A40 isoform X4 → MAKREACAHFAAASAALAATPSQNQSKATMTDPRFRIRPLQQVASACTGAMVTACFMTPLDVIKTRLQAQQQALLSNKCFLYCNGLMDHICPCGPDTPNPAAAKPAPRFSGTIDAFIKISRTEGVGSLWSGLSPTLISALPSTIIYFVAYEQFKARFTDIHYKYMRRLDASGRDIPLPIPILVPLLAGVSARILAVTCVSPVELIRTKMQSQRMTHAEMFGTIRQVVQSQGVLGLWRGLPPTILRDVPFSGIYWTCYEYLKSFFGVVEPTFSFSFVAGAISGSVAATITTPFDVVKTHEQIEFGEKFIFSDNPPKQQVPTKSVAVRLASIYRLGGLPAIFSGLGPRLFKVAPACAIMISSFEYGKSFFYHYNIDQHNRSNQAGKAQTT, encoded by the exons ATGGCCAAGAGGGAGGCCTGCGCCCACTTTGCGGCTGCCAGCGCAGCGCTGGCGGCCACTCCCAGCCAAAACCAGTCGAAGGCCACGATGACGGACCCCCGCTTCAGGATCCGACCCCTGCAGCAGGTGGCTTCGGCCTGCACCGGCGCCATGGTGACAGCCTGCTTCA TGACCCCCCTTGATGTAATCAAGACACGTCTGCAGGCCCAGCAGCAGGCGCTGCTCTCGAATAAGTGCTTCCTCTACTGCAACGGCCTCATGGACCACATCTGCCCCTGTGGCCCGGACACGCCCAACCCAGCAGCCGCAAAGCCAGCTCCCCGTTTTTCTGGCACCATT GACGCATTCATCAAGATCAGCCGCACCGAGGGCGTCGGCTCCCTGTGGTCGGGGCTCAGCCCAACGCTTATCTCGGCCCTGCCCTCGACCATCATCTACTTTGTGGCCTACGAGCAGTTCAAAGCCCGCTTCACCGACATCCATTACAAATACATGCGGCGCCTGGACGCCAGCGGCCGCGACATTCCACTTCCGATTCCAATCCTAGTCCCGCTGCTGGCCGGCGTATCGGCACGCATCCTGGCCGTCACCTGCGTCAGTCCCGTCGAGCTGATCCGCACCAAGATGCAGTCGCAGCGCATGACGCACGCCGAGATGTTCGGCACCATTCGGCAGGTGGTGCAGTCGCAGGGCGTACTGGGTCTGTGGCGCGGCTTGCCGCCGACCATTCTGCGCGACGTTCCCTTCTCTGGCATCTATTGGACCTGCTACGAATACCTCAAGAGCTTCTTTGGCGTGGTGGAGCCAACGTTTAGCTTCAGCTTTGTGGCTGGAGCGATATCCGGATCG GTGGCTGCCACAATCACCACACCCTTCGACGTGGTGAAAACCCACGAGCAGATCGAGTTCGGCGAGAAGTTCATATTTTCAG ATAATCCCCCCAAGCAACAAGTGCCCACCAAGTCGGTGGCGGTGCGCCTGGCCAGCATCTACCGCCTGGGCGGATTGCCCGCCATATTCTCCGGACTGGGCCCGCGACTCTTCAAGGTGGCGCCCGCGTGTGCGATCATGATTTCGTCCTTCGAGTACGGCAAGTCCTTCTTCTACCACTACAACATCGACCAGCACAATCGCAGCAACCAGGCGGGGAAGGCACAGACGACGTGA
- the LOC108024239 gene encoding coiled-coil domain-containing protein 86: protein MSEAAPEALSAKPPPKAKKNVKPENSIPRGQPKSNRPWKTPKQKFSKIKKTINRLTFEKKMALRDELRYIKERSKEIKEKRKEDAIQKHQRRVENAERRLANERRSEVVQVIKNPAKLKRMKKKQMRMIQKRDTSQVKVV from the exons ATGAGTGAGGCCGCCCCAGAAGCTTTGTCAGCCAAGCCGCCCCCGAAGGCCAAGAAGAATGTAAAGCCGGAGAACAGTATTCCACGTGGCCAGCCCAAGTCCAACCGGCCGTGGAAGACGCCCAAACAGAA ATTCAGCAAGATCAAGAAGACCATTAACCGGCTGACCTTCGAAAAGAAGATGGCCCTGCGCGACGAGCTGCGCTACATCAAGGAGCGTTCCAAGGAGATCAAGGAGAAGCGCAAGGAGGACGCCATCCAGAAGCACCAGCGCCGAGTGGAGAACGCCGAGCGCCGACTGGCCAACGAGCGCCGCTCGGAGGTCGTCCAGGTAATCAAGAATCCCGCCAAGCTGAAGCGCATGAAGAAGAAGCAGATGCGCATGATCCAGAAGCGGGACACCAGCCAGGTGAAGGTGGTCTGA
- the LOC108024238 gene encoding L-seryl-tRNA(Sec) kinase encodes MRGICLVALIGLPGAGKSSLCTWLLGQQAALRVRHIVHLCYDDFLDAGPSAELAYKEQRRRIFGTIEQLITAIQEDIDWPAQTRRRTASNSDPSSSGHLILCDDNFYYRSMRHKLHQLCRTSGCVFGQIHIARSLDLCLRDNSKRSGANCVPVDIVRQMSDRLEPPGSEAWERNSLTLHILDMDERERLLLGFISSLLEMPAVPPATESQQAQDQSLTHRLDLLLRARIGALLQEIAQEVDRRLAGQALNNKRKQILTRFRTEGGGEEAKGDAEDEALNYYVHLLN; translated from the coding sequence ATGCGGGGCATTTGCCTTGTTGCATTGATCGGCTTGCCCGGAGCGGGCAAGTCCTCACTGTGCACCTGGCTTTTAGGCCAGCAGGCTGCCCTCCGCGTCCGCCACATCGTTCACCTGTGCTACGACGACTTCCTCGATGCTGGACCCTCGGCCGAGCTGGCGTACAAGGAGCAGCGTAGGCGCATCTTTGGTACAATAGAACAACTCATAACCGCTATTCAAGAAGACATCGATTGGCCGGCCCAAACCCGGCGACGTACTGCCTCCAACAGCGACCCAAGCAGCAGCGGCCATCTCATCCTGTGCGACGATAACTTCTACTACCGCAGCATGCGCCACAAACTTCACCAGCTGTGCCGCACTTCTGGCTGCGTCTTCGGGCAGATACACATCGCCAGGTCGCTTGACCTCTGCCTGCGGGACAACTCCAAGCGGAGTGGAGCCAACTGCGTGCCCGTGGACATAGTCCGGCAGATGAGTGACCGACTGGAGCCTCCGGGCTCGGAAGCCTGGGAGCGCAACAGTCTCACACTTCACATCTTGGATATGGATGAAAGAGAACGTTTGCTGCTCGGGTTCATTAGTTCCCTGCTCGAAATGCCCGCAGTACCACCGGCAACAGAAAGCCAGCAAGCGCAGGATCAGTCACTGACCCACAGGCTGGATCTGTTACTCCGGGCGCGCATCGGGGCACTGCTGCAGGAGATAGCGCAGGAGGTAGACCGGCGGCTGGCTGGCCAAGCACTGAACAACAAGCGGAAGCAGATACTGACACGGTTTCGGACGGAGGGCGGGGGCGAAGAGGCAAAGGGCGACGCTGAGGACGAGGCCTTGAATTACTATGTACATTTGTTAAACTAG
- the LOC108024240 gene encoding mitochondrial import inner membrane translocase subunit Tim10B: MDPNLRNLKDFLTLYNKVTELCFSRCVDNLSQRDLGGQEDICVDRCVTKFARFNQNMMKVYVDVQTTINAKRLEEVEENARKAEQLQKEQENQRLKEAAATTVLTPVQPPVAGNLSM, from the exons ATGGATCCTAATTTGCGTAAC CTGAAGGACTTTCTAACATTATACAACAAAGTGACGGAACTGTGCTTCAGCCGATGCGTGGATAATCTGAGCCAGCGCGACCTGGGCGGCCAGGAG GACATCTGCGTGGACAGGTGCGTCACCAAGTTCGCCCGCTTCAATCAGAATATGATGAAGGTCTATGTGGACGTGCAGACCACCATCAACGCCAAGCGCCTGGAGGAAGTTGAGGAGAACGCCCGCAAGGCCGAGCAGCTGCAGAAGGAGCAGGAGAATCAGCGACTGAAAGAGGCGGCCGCCACGACAGTGCTCACTCCCGTTCAGCCGCCTGTCGCCGGCAACCTGTCCATGTAG
- the LOC108024241 gene encoding uncharacterized protein LOC108024241 codes for MAKKGGVQQLQADLSTDEEFEKFLQRPGLLVLDIYSEWCGPCLGMVGSLRKIKLELGGDNLQLAICKAGSISYLKRFNKKSEPTWMFVTGGKAINIMFGTDVPKLVAMITRMLQSTLAKESHVSYEVTELQPIELEQLEVRNKALRLAEEIELAESRRKRLEYLHSVTDCIMANLPDIGITVFGPQVNRDMFKKLSEPADPLKIQCKDRKVFTILPGDMATVNFAAENPLAAEVIEQLYDKELLMCFWKVEEVLGSPPTVLRQYAHELTKETIKPPDEFNEEEITVPPMIVPLEVSVEIPEPEQSEELQDTQNAQQPVDIKSDHVKEGGEEEEVEGVAETEEEAVPPAEAAAVPRSEQKKTKIIRIPPIWVPSDQRTHAALIYTYFRAQTSTFLPPDPVPEPPHIVMIFDAYKKKDLAILLETCREDIPLYGFFNGDNPQTAVFIANSVDKYNAKPYVPTDKIVLKVNKVSSPTIPTLMAYGPSYVSANSVIGHKEASQFFPANYKSALQEEEELHAVKAEKPKKRKKNKKGGDPEESGKADAGLADAQQEADEAVKTSPEEGASTTSSGEDSCESRPATADGANPEALPAP; via the exons ATGGCGAAGAAGGGAGGCGTCCAGCAGCTCCAGGCGGACCTCTCCACGGACGAGGAGTTCGAGAAGTTCCTGCAGCGACCCGGATTGCTGG TGCTCGACATATACTCCGAGTGGTGCGGACCTTGCCTGGGAATGGTGGGCAGCCTGCGGAAAATCAAGCTGGAGCTAGGAGGCGATAACTTGCAGCTGGCCATC TGCAAAGCGGGCTCCATATCCTACCTGAAGCGCTTCAACAAGAAGAGCGAGCCCACCTGGATGTTCGTCACG GGCGGCAAGGCCATCAACATCATGTTCGGCACGGACGTGCCCAAGCTGGTGGCCATGATCACCCGGATGCTGCAGTCGACGCTGGCCAAGGAGTCGCATGTGAGCTACGAGGTCACGGAGCTGCAGCCGATCGagctggagcagctggagGTGCGCAACAAAGCGCTGCGCCTGGCAGAGGAGATCGAGCTGGCGGAGAGTCGGCGGAAGAGGCTAGAGTACCTGCACAGTGTCACCGACTGCATCATGGCCAACTTGCCCGACATCGGGATTACTGTCTTTGGTCCGCAGGTGAACCGCGACATGTTCAAGAAGCTCTCGGAGCCGGCCGATCCGCTGAAGATCCAGTGCAAGGACCGCAAGGTCTTCACCATCCTGCCCGGCGACATGGCCACGGTGAACTTTGCGGCCGAGAATCCACTGGCCGCGGAGGTCATCGAACAGCTCTACGACAAGGAGCTGCTCATGTGCTTCTGGAAGGTGGAGGAGGTGCTCGGCAGTCCGCCCACCGTGCTTCGACAGTACGCCCATGAGCTGACCAAGGAGACCATCAAGCCGCCGGACGAGTTTAACGAGGAGGAGATCACCGTGCCGCCCATGATAGTGCCGCTGGAGGTGAGCGTGGAGATCCCCGAGCCAG AGCAATCCGAGGAGTTGCAGGACACCCAGAACGCTCAGCAGCCAGTCGATATTAAGAGCGACCATGTTAAGGAAGgcggggaggaggaggaagtgGAGGGGGTGGCAGAAACAGAGGAAGAAGCCGTTCCTCCAGCCGAAGCCGCGGCAGTTCCCAGGAGCGAGCAAAAGAAGACCAAGATCATCCGGATACCTCCGATCTGGGTTCCCAGCGACCAGCGCACCCATGCAGCCCTCATCTACACCTACTTTCGGGCCCAGACCTCGACCTTTCTGCCGCCGGATCCCGTGCCGGAGCCGCCGCACATCGTGATGATCTTCGACGCCTACAAGAAGAAGGACCTGGCCATTCTCCTCGAGACGTGTCGCGAGGACATTCCGCTTTACGGCTTCTTCAACGGGGACAATCCCCAGACGGCGGTGTTCATAGCCAACTCGGTGGACAAGTACAACGCCAAGCCCTATGTTCC CACCGACAAGATCGTGCTGAAGGTGAACAAGGTCAGCAGTCCGACCATCCCCACGCTGATGGCCTATGGTCCCAGCTACGTGAGCGCCAACTCGGTGATCGGGCACAAGGAGGCCAGCCAGTTCTTCCCCGCCAATTACAAGTCCGCcctgcaggaggaggaggaactgCACGCCGTCAAGGCGGAGAAGCCCAAGAAGCGCAAGAAA AACAAAAAGGGCGGAGATCCCGAGGAGAGTGGTAAGGCGGACGCCGGTCTGGCGGATGCGCAGCAGGAGGCGGACGAGGCGGTGAAGACTTCGCCGGAGGAGGGCGCCTCCACGACGAGCAGTGGCGAGGACAGCTGCGAGAGTCGTCCTGCAACGGCCGATGGTGCCAATCCCGAAGCTCTGCCGGCCCCATAG
- the LOC108024242 gene encoding N-alpha-acetyltransferase 20, with the protein MTTLRPFTCDDLFKFNNVNFDPLTETYGLSFYTQYLAKWPEYFQLAESPSGHIMGYIMGKVEGHLDNWHGHVTALTVSPDYRRLGLAALLMSFLEDISEKKRAYFVDLFVRKSNQVAINMYTNLGYIIYRTILEYYSGDQDEDAYDMRKALSRDVNKKSVIPYTQPITMRELRRQMRHDH; encoded by the exons ATGACCACGTTGAGACCCTTCACCTGCGACGACCTCTTCAAGTTCAACAATGT AAACTTTGACCCACTTACGGAGACCTATGGGCTGTCCTTCTACACGCAGTACCTGGCCAAGTGGCCCGAGTACTTCCAGCTGGCAGAGTCCCCCAGCGGTCACATAATGGGCTACA TCATGGGCAAGGTGGAGGGCCACCTGGACAACTGGCACGGGCATGTGACGGCGCTGACGGTCTCGCCCGACTACCGACGTCTCGGTCTGGCCGCGCTCCTCATGAGTTTCTTGGAGGACATTTCGGAAAA GAAGCGGGCATACTTTGTGGATCTGTTCGTGCGGAAGAGCAACCAGGTGGCGATCAACATGTACACTAACCTCGGCTACATCATCTACCGGACCATACTCGAGTACTACTCCGGCGACCAGGACGAGGATGCGTACG ACATGAGAAAGGCATTGTCGAGGGACGTGAACAAGAAGTCGGTCATACCGTACACGCAGCCT ATCACCATGCGCGAGCTGCGCAGACAAATGCGGCACGATCACTAG
- the LOC108024168 gene encoding dual specificity protein phosphatase MPK-4, with product MHFQEFHGITTAISVISIHRYFREWLTQLHFGPSSWYRICCLVMEQQPQARASSSMGSGKPQDSGVLTREDFDGGPVSIDEVDTGLFLGNLTAATHMETLRSFKITHILTLDSVPLPQHILEASFLTTKYIQIADMPREDILQHLEGCVDFISAALAQQGNVLVHCYFGVSRSSSTVIAYMMKRHNLDFLPAYEMVKAKRRFVQPNAGFVSQLKLFRRMGCKIDPNCQRYKIHRLRLAGEQMRKAKILPQSFHSVVRPDPDITRENPEPIVFRCRRCRRVLASKSHVLEHKPRDRPSEQVMPKEKEEAAGQGPSQDQAENPSGPRMLEQLAERIRQSSLGSPGHEGTPNNCSSILFVEPIAWMHRIMLNTQGRLYCPKCEQKLGNFSWINACKCPCGETMTPAFYLIPSKVELSKAVQNVQTTV from the exons ATGCACTTTCAGGAGTTCCACGGAATCACCACCGCTATTTCCGTGATATCGATACATCGATACTTCCGCGAGTGGTTGACCCAGCTCCACTTTGGTCCTTCCAGCTGGTATCGTATCTGTTGCCTGGTCATGGAGCAGCAGCCCCAGGCGAGAGCCTCCTCCTCGATGGGGAGCGGCAAGCCCCAGGACTCTGGTGTCCTCACGCGCGAGGACTTCGACGGCGGACCCGTCAGCATCGACGAGGTGGACACGGGGCTTTTTCTGG GCAACCTGACGGCAGCAACGCACATGGAGACGCTGCGCTCCTTTAAGATCACGCACATCCTCACGCTGGACTCGGTTCCCCTGCCGCAGCACATCCTAGAGGCGAGCTTCCTGACCACCAAGTACATCCAGA TCGCCGACATGCCGCGCGAGGACATCCTGCAGCATCTGGAGGGCTGCGTGGACTTTATCAGCGCCGCCTTGGCCCAGCAGGGCAACGTCCTGGTCCACTG CTACTTCGGCGTGAGTCGCAGCTCCTCCACGGTCATCGCCTACATGATGAAGCGGCACAACCTGGACTTTTTGCCCGCCTACGAGATGGTCAAGGCCAAGCGTCGCTTTGTCCAGCCGAATGCCGGCTTCGTCAGCCAGCTAAAGCTCTTCCGGCGCATGGGCTGCAAGATCGACCCGAACTGCCAGCGCTACAAGATCCACCGCCTGCGCCTGGCCGGCGAGCAGATGCGCAAGGCCAAGATCCTGCCGCAGAGCTTCCACAGCGTTGTCCGTCCGGATCCGGATATTACGCGCGAGAACCCAGAGCCCATAGTGTTTCGCTGTCGTCGCTGCCGCCGCGTCCTAGCCTCCAAATCGCACGTACTGGAGCACAAACCTCGCGACAGGCCGTCGGAGCAGGTGATGCCCAAGGAGAAGGAGGAAGCAGCTGGGCAGGGTCCGTCGCAGGATCAGGCCGAGAATCCCAGTGGTCCCCGGATGCTGGAGCAGCTAGCCGAGCGCATCCGCCAGTCGTCGCTCGGATCGCCTGGCCATGAGGGCACACCaaacaactgcagcagcatATTGTTCGTGGAGCCCATTGCCTGGATGCACCGCATCATGCTGAACACCCAGGGCCGCCTCTACTGTCCCAAGTGCGAGCAGAAACTCGGAAACTTTAGCTGGATCAATG CCTGCAAGTGTCCGTGCGGGGAGACGATGACGCCTGCATTTTACCTAATACCTTCCAAGGTGGAGCTCTCCAAGGCCGTGCAGAACGTGCAGACCACGGTGTAG
- the LOC108024169 gene encoding pyridoxal phosphate phosphatase PHOSPHO2, translated as MFAISRSFRLSTYLSFLRRGLSQSSPPGPRILAAVDFDRTIVQQDSYLAVSQLLPTGQSKELQDEIPKCGWLGFIGRVLQLLHSEHKVDSSSVGKHVRRLQAVPGMLRVLRQLARNPAVDLCIVSDANSFFIGEWLREYAIECLFTGVFTNPACVQASGEVLVLPYQEHADCELCPSNLCKGSLLEELICSGQYRQVVYVGDSCNDLCAMKRLREEDVACIRRGFELHGKLAAHGPELACSVLSWRDGHELEQLLMPKVVA; from the coding sequence ATGTTTGCAATTTCGAGGAGTTTCCGGTTGAGCACTTACCTTTCGTTCCTCCGACGCGGCCTGAGCCAATCCAGTCCGCCCGGGCCCCGCATCCTGGCCGCCGTAGACTTCGACAGGACCATCGTGCAGCAGGACTCCTATTTAGCAGTGAGCCAGCTGCTGCCCACGGGTCAGAGCAAGGAGCTGCAGGACGAGATCCCCAAGTGCGGCTGGCTGGGCTTCATCGGCCGcgtgctgcagctgctgcacaGCGAGCACAAGGTGGACTCCTCATCGGTGGGAAAGCATGTGCGCCGTCTCCAGGCCGTTCCGGGGATGCTGCGAGTGCTGCGGCAGCTGGCCAGGAACCCTGCGGTCGATCTGTGCATCGTCAGCGACGCGAACTCCTTCTTCATCGGCGAGTGGCTGCGGGAGTACGCCATCGAGTGCCTCTTCACCGGCGTCTTCACCAATCCCGCCTGCGTCCAGGCGAGCGGCGAGGTTCTGGTGCTGCCCTACCAGGAGCATGCTGACTGCGAGCTCTGCCCCTCGAATCTCTGCAAGGGCTCCCTGCTGGAGGAGCTCATCTGCAGCGGACAGTACCGGCAGGTGGTCTATGTGGGCGATAGCTGCAACGATCTGTGCGCCATGAAGCGGCTGCGGGAGGAGGATGTCGCCTGCATCCGGCGCGGGTTTGAGCTGCACGGGAAGCTGGCCGCCCACGGGCCGGAACTGGCCTGCTCCGTGCTGTCCTGGCGCGACGGCCATGAGCTGGAGCAGCTCCTAATGCCCAAAGTCGTGGCTTAG